Proteins from a single region of Apium graveolens cultivar Ventura chromosome 7, ASM990537v1, whole genome shotgun sequence:
- the LOC141674413 gene encoding putative inactive purple acid phosphatase 27: MDEELKMIYTWDLVEHHKEEDVIGVKWVYKTKFNEDISQGELQISSDAYGSYERLQQDDGAEKFDQKIYRSLVGSLIYLANTRPDTLNYVTLVSSCYSRYAPLVDNRTKAEFANHTAISDFRTINRRSLGECPDPNPYLQIVVSSTNSQLSDDEFVTVTITGVLLPAESDWIAMVSPAHSDVTSCPSNEIKYLQTGDDSILPLLCHYPVKAQYVSSDPGYLGCKKNECKKRDKGGACLVTTCSASLQFHVINIRTDIEFVFFSGGFLTPCILKRSTPRAFANPGTPLYGHLSSIDSTGNSMRVTWVSGDKSPQQVQYGNGKSQTSIVTTFSQDDMCSSVPESPAKDFGWHDPGYIHSAVMTGLEPSTTFSYRYGSNSAGWSNNTKFKTPPAAGSDEVKFLAFGDMGKAPRDPSLEHYIQPGSISVVNALASEVSSGNINSIFHIGDISYATGFLVEWDFFLHLISPLASQLSYMTAIGNHERDYIDTGSVYITADSGGECGVPYETYFPMPTSAKDKPWYSIEQGSVHFTVISTEHDWSESSEQYAWMKEDMASVDRTRTPWLIFMGHRPMYSTPGDGLILVPSVDTDFVQAVEPLLLSNKVDLALFGHVHNYERTCAVYGGECKAMPKKDGNGVDTYDNSNYKAPVHAIIGMAGFKLDSFSSTVDSWSLKRISEFGYVRVDATKTDLNFEYVNAKTREVDDRFHMTRSQTNKGG, from the exons ATGGATGAAGAACTAAAAATGATCTACACTTGGGACTTGGTGGAACATCACAAAGAAGAAGATGTAATTGGAGTTAAATGGGTTTACAAAACGAAATTCAATGAGGAT ATTTCGCAAGGAGAACTGCAAATCAGTTCTGATGCCTATGGCAGTTATGAAAGATTGCAGCAAGATGATGGAGCAGAAAAGTTTGATCAGAAAATATATCGTAGTCTTGTTGGTTCTCTGATTTATTTGGCAAACACGAGACCAGATACACTAAATTATGTTACCCTTGTTTCAAG CTGCTATTCTCGATATGCACCTCTGGTTGATAACAGAACAAAAGCTGAGTTTGCTAATCACACCGCTATATCAGATTTTCGGACTATAAACAGGAGATCATTAGGAGAATGTCCCGACCCCAATCCATATCTTCAAATTGTTGTCAGCTCTACCAACTCCCAACTTTCTGATGACGAATTCGTTACAGTTACTATTACTGGAGTTTTACTACCAGCAGAAAGTGATTGGATAGCTATGGTGTCTCCAGCACATTCAGA CGTGACAAGCTGTCCATCAAATGAAATTAAGTACCTGCAAACTGGGGATGACAGTATATTACCACTTCTCTGCCATTACCCTGTGAAG GCACAGTATGTGAGCAGTGATCCAGGTTACCTTGGATGCAAGAAGAATGAATGCAAGAAACGAGATAAAGGAGGCGCTTGTTTAGTAACAACCTGCAGTGCTTCACTTCAATTCCATGTCATTAACATCAGAACTGACATCGAGTTTGTCTTCTTTTCTGGCGGATTTTTGACGCCTTGCATTCTTAAACGATCCACACCAAGGGCTTTTGCAAATCCTGGGACGCCATTGTATGGACATCTTTCAAGCATCGACTCCACAGGAAACTCA ATGAGGGTAACTTGGGTCAGTGGCGATAAATCACCACAGCAAGTTCAATATGGAAATGGAAAATCCCAGACATCTATAGTGACCACATTTTCACAAGATGACATGTGTA GTTCTGTCCCGGAAAGTCCAGCAAAAGATTTCGGATGGCATGATCCAGGCTACATTCATTCGGCAGTAATGACTGGCCTTGAACCTTCCACTACTTTCTCCTACAGATATGGAAG CAACTCAGCAGGTTGGAGTAATAATACAAAGTTCAAAACTCCGCCTGCTGCAGGATCAGATGAAGTCAAATTTCTTGCATTTGGTGACATGGGCAAGGCTCCTCGTGACCCTTCTTTAGAACATTATATTCAG CCAGGATCGATATCAGTAGTGAATGCCCTGGCAAGCGAGGTATCATCAGGGAATATAAATTCAATATTTCACATTGGAGACATAAGCTATGCAACTGGATTTCTTGTAGAATGGGACTTCTTTCTTCACCTTATTAGTCCCCTCGCTTCTCAGCTTTCTTACATGACAGCAATTGGAAACCATGAAAG GGATTACATTGACACTGGATCAGTTTACATAACTGCTGACTCAGGCGGAGAATGCGGAGTTCCATACGAGACCTACTTCCCGATGCCAACATCTGCAAAGGACAAGCCTTGGTATTCTATTGAACAAGGAAGTGTTCATTTTACTGTCATTTCAACTGAACATGACTGGTCTGAAAGCTCCGAGCAG TATGCCTGGATGAAGGAGGACATGGCATCCGTTGATCGAACAAGAACACCATGGCTAATTTTCATGGG GCACAGGCCCATGTATTCTACACCAGGTGATGGACTGATACTCGTTCCAAGTGTTGACACAGATTTTGTCCAAGCAGTGGAGCCACTGCTGCTATCTAACAAG GTTGACTTGGCTCTGTTTGGGCACGTTCATAACTATGAAAGAACATGTGCGGTGTATGGAGGAGAATGCAAAGCAATGCCTAAGAAAGACGGAAATGGAGTAGATACATATGATAATAGCAACTACAAAGCACCAGTTCATGCCATTATTGGAATGGCTGGCTTTAAGTTGGATTCATTTTCATCTACT GTGGATAGTTGGAGCTTAAAGCGAATTTCAGAATTTGGGTATGTAAGAGTTGACGCAACAAAAACAGACTTAAACTTCGAG TATGTAAATGCCAAGACAAGAGAAGTAGACGACAGATTCCATATGACTCGCAGCCAAACAAATAAGGGCGGATAG
- the LOC141674414 gene encoding uncharacterized protein LOC141674414, translating into MAFVSEAVSPIKVSLNSPRVEYFDSKASQEGIQLHNVLMEEIRDEAAMRVLQQQARTTAYFNKKVKVKQFLVEDLVLRESAASQSTITGKFKAPWEGPYQVTGVVAPETYRLSTLEGTPIKNAWNAIHVKKYFQ; encoded by the coding sequence ATGGCTTTCGTCTCGGAAGCAGTTTCACCTATTAAAGTGTCCCTCAACTCACCAAGGGTCGAGTATTTTGATTCCAAAGCCTCACAAGAAGGAAtccaacttcacaatgttcttatGGAAGAAATTAGGGACGAGGCTGCAATGAGAGTCCTTCAGCAGCAAGCACGCACAACAGCTTATTTCAACAAAAAAGTAAAGGTTAAGCAGTTTCTGGTTGAGGATCTAGTTCTTCGAGAGTCGGCAGCTTCACAGTCCACCATCACGGGAAAGTTTAAGGCCCCATGGGAAGGACCTTATCAAGTAACGGGGGTCGTTGCGCCAGAAACCTATCGTCTGTCGACACTTGAGGGAACACCAATCAAGAATGCTTGGAATGCTATCCATGTGAAGAAATATTTTCAGTAG